The genome window ACTAATTATGAATTTAATCAAAAAAGATAGCGGCATGATTAAAGTCTTTGGATTAGATAATGAAAAGCATAGTATGAAAATTAAAGAGAGAATTGGCTTTGTTTATGATGATAATCACTTTTATGAAGAGTTAACAATAAAAGAAATGAAGAACATCATCCGCCCATTTTATTCACAATGGGAAGAAAGCACATTCCTTAAATATGTTAAGGATTTTTCTCTACCAATGGATAAAAAAATCAACGAGCTGTCAAAAGGGATGAAAATGAAATTCTCATTAGCTATCGCTCTTTCTCATCAAGCTGAACTCTTGATTATGGATGAACCAACTTCTGGTTTAGATCCACTGGTTCGGACTGAATTGCTAGATGTACTGCAAACATTAATACAAGACGAAAATAAGGCAATCTTTTTTTCGACTCATATAACCTCAGATTTAGATAAGATAGCCGATTATATTACTTTAATTAATAATGGACAAATCATTTTAAATAAAACGAAGGATGAGCTGTTAGAAGAATATACTATGGTTAAAGGCAAAGATAGCACACAGATTATCAATGATAAAAATTTAATCGGTTTAAAGAGTAATGATTTTGGTTTTGAAGCATTATGTAAAAACAAAGAAGAGGTAAGAAAGCAATTTGGAAATTCTTATTTCTATGAAAAGCCAACTTTAGAAGATATTATGGTGTTTTACACAAGAAGGAGTGGTGGTCATGTATCATCTAATTAAAAAAGACATTCTTATCCAAAAAAGATCAATAGCCTTATCACTATTGTTAATTTGTTTCTTCTCTGTTTCTCTTTCCAGTCTTGGAGAAGTTGGACTAATGGTTGGAATACTAGCAATTACTTATCAACTCCTTCTGGGAGCAAGTGCATTAGAAGATAAAAATAACAGTGATAAAGTTCTTATTAGTCTTCCGATAAAACTATCTACCATAGTATTATCAAAATATGTGTCCATCTATGTTTATGCAGCTTTTGCAGCAATTGGCTTTTATCTGATCCATGTTCTTGTGAAACTATTTCACATTCCGTTGGATGTTCCTTTTAGTTATATCATTCTCATAGGGGGAGCAATAATGGTAACAATATGTTTTTCTATTTCTTTACCTATGATTTTTAAATTTGGCTATTTAAAAGCCAAAATGGCTAACT of Niallia circulans contains these proteins:
- a CDS encoding ABC-2 transporter permease — protein: MYHLIKKDILIQKRSIALSLLLICFFSVSLSSLGEVGLMVGILAITYQLLLGASALEDKNNSDKVLISLPIKLSTIVLSKYVSIYVYAAFAAIGFYLIHVLVKLFHIPLDVPFSYIILIGGAIMVTICFSISLPMIFKFGYLKAKMANFILLFVIVFGTTGIMKYFAKLDNQFIQETMIRLSTLSKAELGLILIIPLLLLLLVSYFISLSFYSKREF
- a CDS encoding ABC transporter ATP-binding protein, producing the protein MSTVENTLELINVSKSRQGFSLDKINITLKKGFIMGFIGPNGAGKSTTIKLIMNLIKKDSGMIKVFGLDNEKHSMKIKERIGFVYDDNHFYEELTIKEMKNIIRPFYSQWEESTFLKYVKDFSLPMDKKINELSKGMKMKFSLAIALSHQAELLIMDEPTSGLDPLVRTELLDVLQTLIQDENKAIFFSTHITSDLDKIADYITLINNGQIILNKTKDELLEEYTMVKGKDSTQIINDKNLIGLKSNDFGFEALCKNKEEVRKQFGNSYFYEKPTLEDIMVFYTRRSGGHVSSN